Part of the candidate division KSB1 bacterium genome, GGTTTTTCCTGTGGCCTCTTGCCGGCGCTTATTTTAAAGCCGGTTACTATAAAAAATCCAATGATGTTTATCGGGATTTGCAAGATTCCTATCAAAATGAAGAAAAAAATAACCATTATAATGAAATAATTTGTGGCTACAAAATGATGAAAGCCAACGAAAAACTGGATAAACCTGAAGAAGTGTGTGAAATTTCAAATCAATTGCTGGCTATATCTCTAAATGATGCGGTTCGAAAACGGCTTAAAGATAAGCTTAAAGAGATTGTGGAAGTCAATAAAGGATGTTCAAATACGCTTTAAAACAGTACTAGACAGGCCCTAATGATACCGGTCTATTCCTGTAATCAATTCTAGCTGTTGGATTAAAATTCTGCTATTCTGAGATACTATAAAGATATTTGTGGCCTCTCAAATATAGATCATTTCCCACAATCACCGGTGAAGCATCAAAATTGTCATCAAGGGTATTCGTGGACAAAATTTCAAACGTTGGTCCATACTTGAGTACTGAAGTTACGCCATTTCTGCCGGCAAAATAAATACGATCATTTGCTGCTACAGGTGACGAATACATTCCTTTAATGCCATCGAGGCGCTTTTGGGTGAAAAGAGTTTCACCTGTCTTTGCATTGAAACAGGAAAGAATCTCGGAATTGACTTTCAAAATGTAAAGGTTATTCTTATAAGCAAGAGGTGATGGGGTGTAAGGTGTATCTCGATCATATGTCCAGATCACTGCATCGGTGTTGGTAATATCTCCTTTGGCTCCATCCAGGCGAATGGCAACCAAAGCGCTGCCGCGAAAGCCTGTTGTCACGTAAACAATTCCATCAATGGATACCGGCATGGGAATCGCATTCATAGTCATGCCGCCACATTCCCAGATTAACTTACCGGTATCAAGATTGTAACTACTGATCCTGCCAGTTGCATTCACAATAACTTGTGCTGTGCCGTTATGTTCAACCACATAGGGTGAACTCCAGGTAGTGCTCTCATCTCGATTGGTTCGCCATATTTCTTTGCCGGTATTCTTATCAAGCGCAGTAATGAATGAATCTCCTTCATGATCCCAATTAATTACGATTTTATCATTATACAGCGCTGGTGAACTTCCCTCTCCAAATCCCAATCTTTTCTGCATATCTCCCAAGTCTTTTTCCCATTGAAGATTGCCTTTCATATCGTAACAATACAACCCCCGTGAGCCGTAATAAGCCCAAACATGTTTCCCGTCTGTTACACCGGAATTAGACGCCCATGAGGCGGTATTGTGAGTCCCCTGGTGTGGCACTTCTTCCCGGGAGGTTTTTTGCCAGTTAATTTTACCATCATCGCGATTGATTGAAAGAATAGTGTATTTAATTTTTTTGTCAGGTTGGTTGCCACGCATCCATCCTCTTCGACCACCACGCCTTCCTCGTTGATTTTGGTTTGCCTGGCTTGGAGGGGTATCGACTTTTTCGCCATCAATAGCGGTTAAAACAAAAATTTGATTTTCCCAAACGATTGGAGTCGAATGTCCCAACCCGGGAATTTCAATTTTCCATTTGATATTTTTATTTTCACTCCACTCAACCGGTGGATTTCCATTGGCGATGCCATTCCCGTATGGACCGCGCCATTGCGGCCAGTTTTTCTCAGCATCGTCCGGAATTACCGCAGCCAGAATCAAAAAAGTCGGGATTAAAATCGCAAAAATATTAAGTAGTTTTCTCATGGTCAGACCCTCATTTTAATATAAAAGTACTAATACAATTGAAAATGGGAAATTGTTCAAATATAAAACATGTCCATCTTGTTAATCCAGTCTAATGCTTTTTTTCGATAAGTATGAATTGTTATTTTGATCCTTAAATTCAAAAGAGATTTTTATAGTCATAACCTGCCATAGTAAACCTGTGTTTTATACTCAAAACGAACCTTACCGGAAATATTGTGTGCTGCAAAAATCTGTTCAATTTCAGCCATCATCGGTTTATGATTCGGATGGCTGGCATTCGGTGCGTAAGAGGACGATAATAACCTTCCTTTGAG contains:
- a CDS encoding PQQ-binding-like beta-propeller repeat protein, producing MRKLLNIFAILIPTFLILAAVIPDDAEKNWPQWRGPYGNGIANGNPPVEWSENKNIKWKIEIPGLGHSTPIVWENQIFVLTAIDGEKVDTPPSQANQNQRGRRGGRRGWMRGNQPDKKIKYTILSINRDDGKINWQKTSREEVPHQGTHNTASWASNSGVTDGKHVWAYYGSRGLYCYDMKGNLQWEKDLGDMQKRLGFGEGSSPALYNDKIVINWDHEGDSFITALDKNTGKEIWRTNRDESTTWSSPYVVEHNGTAQVIVNATGRISSYNLDTGKLIWECGGMTMNAIPMPVSIDGIVYVTTGFRGSALVAIRLDGAKGDITNTDAVIWTYDRDTPYTPSPLAYKNNLYILKVNSEILSCFNAKTGETLFTQKRLDGIKGMYSSPVAANDRIYFAGRNGVTSVLKYGPTFEILSTNTLDDNFDASPVIVGNDLYLRGHKYLYSISE